One Mesorhizobium loti genomic window carries:
- a CDS encoding short-chain dehydrogenase/reductase SDR: MKRFDQKKILVTGGAGAIGSAAVRRFLDEGARVAIVDRNGAAARELARSLGDSTIAIEADVTDETNVRNAVTTTVETFGGLDVVFNNAGISGVVAPVHELPVEDWDTIIRINLRGIFLVLQASLQAMIKAGAGGSIVNMGSSMAGWDVLSGGAGYVASKHGVVGLTRVAALDAAPYGIRVNAICPGVIETTLGVPASGDGDFKSSVQHFADRIPLRRIGQPDDVATAVAFLASDEARHVTGVDWLIDGGQTLQSWANAPAGNAFPKYR, encoded by the coding sequence ATGAAGCGGTTCGACCAGAAGAAAATCCTTGTCACCGGCGGCGCCGGCGCCATCGGCAGCGCCGCGGTCCGACGTTTCCTCGACGAAGGCGCGCGCGTCGCCATCGTCGACCGCAACGGCGCGGCGGCCCGCGAGCTGGCTCGTTCTCTCGGCGACAGCACCATAGCCATCGAAGCCGACGTCACCGACGAGACAAATGTGCGCAACGCCGTCACAACGACCGTCGAGACATTCGGCGGGCTGGATGTCGTGTTCAACAATGCCGGCATTTCGGGTGTCGTCGCTCCCGTGCATGAATTGCCCGTCGAGGATTGGGACACCATCATCCGCATCAATCTGCGCGGCATCTTCCTCGTCCTGCAGGCGTCGCTCCAGGCGATGATCAAGGCCGGGGCCGGCGGCTCGATCGTCAATATGGGATCCTCCATGGCCGGCTGGGACGTGCTTTCGGGCGGCGCCGGCTATGTCGCCTCGAAGCATGGCGTGGTCGGGCTGACGCGGGTCGCAGCGCTCGATGCCGCGCCCTATGGCATTCGCGTCAATGCCATCTGTCCCGGCGTGATCGAGACGACGCTCGGCGTGCCGGCTTCCGGCGACGGCGATTTCAAGAGCAGCGTCCAGCATTTCGCCGACCGTATCCCGTTGCGCCGCATCGGCCAGCCGGACGATGTCGCGACCGCGGTGGCGTTCCTTGCCTCGGACGAGGCAAGGCATGTCACCGGCGTCGACTGGCTGATCGACGGCGGCCAGACCTTGCAGAGCTGGGCCAACGCGCCCGCCGGCAACGCGTTTCCGAAGTATCGCTAG
- a CDS encoding oxidoreductase domain-containing protein, translating to MQDRVIGVGVIGCGEIAQLMHLPYLMELPAFRIAALCDISPGTVDAVAEHYGVAARYTDHRALLADPNVDAVVICTYDHGEMVADAIRAGKHLIVEKPLAFTPQEARPLVEQAERSGLVALVGYMKFYDPGYETGLERIAAIGRPKSIHVHDFAGRFDRYGKLYTQTRIADVPAEMLAAGRDAVARRVEAALGADHAGYRDLYLLLLGLSSHDLAVMRGAFGTPDRVVHAQQTGPNQLLAVLDYGGVPCLFDMALAQYEWWDEWIHVHGERDEVRIEFQNPYFRNASATVRLREATGETASERVLPGIPDTSFRREWQHFADCILAGAKPRTPLSGGLADLDLAVRIIQAMPPKRL from the coding sequence ATGCAGGATCGGGTTATTGGCGTTGGCGTCATCGGTTGCGGCGAGATCGCCCAGCTGATGCATTTGCCCTATCTCATGGAATTGCCGGCGTTTCGCATCGCCGCCCTGTGCGACATCTCGCCCGGCACGGTCGACGCGGTCGCAGAGCATTACGGTGTCGCGGCACGCTATACGGATCATCGCGCTTTGCTCGCCGATCCGAATGTCGATGCGGTGGTGATCTGCACCTACGACCATGGCGAGATGGTCGCCGACGCAATCCGTGCCGGCAAGCACCTGATCGTCGAGAAGCCGCTCGCCTTCACGCCGCAGGAGGCGCGCCCGCTGGTCGAGCAGGCCGAGCGGAGCGGCCTCGTCGCCCTTGTCGGCTACATGAAATTCTACGATCCCGGCTACGAAACCGGATTGGAGCGCATCGCCGCGATCGGCCGGCCGAAGTCGATCCACGTCCATGATTTCGCCGGCCGCTTCGACCGCTATGGCAAGCTCTACACGCAGACCCGGATCGCCGACGTGCCCGCCGAAATGTTGGCGGCGGGACGCGATGCGGTCGCGCGGCGCGTCGAGGCGGCACTCGGTGCCGATCATGCCGGCTATCGCGACCTCTATTTGCTGCTGCTCGGCCTCAGCAGCCACGATCTTGCCGTCATGCGCGGCGCGTTCGGCACGCCGGACCGCGTCGTCCATGCGCAGCAGACCGGACCCAACCAGTTGCTGGCCGTGCTTGACTATGGCGGCGTTCCTTGCCTGTTCGACATGGCGCTCGCCCAGTATGAATGGTGGGATGAGTGGATCCATGTCCATGGCGAGCGCGACGAGGTGCGGATCGAATTCCAGAACCCCTATTTCCGCAACGCCTCGGCAACGGTGCGCCTGCGCGAGGCAACAGGCGAAACCGCGTCCGAGCGCGTCCTACCGGGTATCCCCGACACCTCGTTTCGCCGTGAATGGCAGCATTTCGCCGACTGTATCCTGGCCGGAGCAAAACCGCGCACGCCGCTTTCGGGCGGGCTGGCCGATCTCGATCTTGCGGTCCGGATCATCCAGGCGATGCCGCCCAAAAGGCTCTGA
- a CDS encoding binding-protein-dependent transport systems inner membrane component yields MSSAAKPSLTPDDGAARRPRRLGTRSLLEVAGIYAALAVVLIETLYPLLWVLFGSLKTKEEMLSNIWGPPSSLVLQNYADAWRIAGMGSRIVSSVLVTGSALIILVVVATPCAYALARLRFPGRGVVLAVAVAAMLVPPQVMAIPLFMVARDLGLINNRLGIAFVYAATSLPLSVFILRSFFVTLPADLEDAARVDGASRLEILIHIMLPLVRPGVALILIFGFIEIWNDFFLAFLLLRDPSVQTIPLGLVSFFQQYDSLWTLYFAALTITTLPVIVVFLAMQRQFIAGLTAGAVKG; encoded by the coding sequence ATGAGCAGCGCGGCCAAGCCTTCGCTCACCCCTGATGACGGCGCGGCCCGCCGTCCCCGGCGCCTTGGCACGCGCAGCCTGCTGGAAGTCGCGGGCATCTACGCCGCGCTCGCCGTCGTGCTCATCGAGACGCTCTATCCCCTGCTCTGGGTGCTGTTCGGCTCGCTCAAGACCAAGGAGGAGATGCTGAGCAACATCTGGGGCCCGCCGTCGAGCCTGGTGCTGCAGAACTATGCCGATGCCTGGCGCATCGCCGGCATGGGATCGCGCATCGTCAGCTCCGTGCTGGTCACCGGCTCGGCCTTGATCATCCTCGTTGTCGTGGCAACGCCCTGCGCCTACGCATTGGCACGGCTGCGGTTTCCCGGACGCGGCGTCGTGCTGGCCGTGGCAGTTGCCGCCATGCTGGTGCCCCCGCAGGTGATGGCCATTCCGCTGTTCATGGTGGCGCGCGACCTCGGCCTGATCAACAACCGGCTCGGCATCGCCTTCGTCTATGCGGCGACGTCGCTGCCGCTGTCGGTCTTCATCCTGCGTAGCTTCTTCGTCACGCTGCCCGCCGATCTCGAAGATGCCGCGCGCGTCGACGGCGCGAGCCGGCTCGAAATCCTGATCCACATCATGCTGCCGCTGGTGCGGCCGGGCGTCGCGCTGATCCTGATCTTCGGCTTCATCGAGATCTGGAACGATTTCTTCCTCGCCTTCCTCTTGCTGCGCGACCCATCGGTGCAGACCATCCCGCTCGGCCTGGTCAGCTTCTTCCAGCAGTACGATTCGCTCTGGACACTCTATTTCGCCGCGTTGACGATCACGACACTGCCGGTGATCGTCGTCTTCCTCGCCATGCAACGGCAGTTCATTGCCGGCCTCACCGCCGGCGCCGTGAAGGGCTGA
- a CDS encoding binding-protein-dependent transport systems inner membrane component: MILPAAILFCLFYLWPFVNGFWLSLHNWDGFSDPTWAGFSNYQRLLHDRIFLGALRNNLIFVVAVVILKNVLGLGLALLLNQALVGRAFFRAAAFIPVTMSFVAVGLLWSWIYNPVFGLLNGALDLFGLGGLKQSWLGDADIALYSIIVVDVWKWLGFHAVIYLAGLQTIPSELYESAKMDGAGPLQRFRHVTVPMMMPIVFINTILGLSGAFVRNFDIVYVLTKGGPNHATEVVLTYMMSKAFQDGAMSYAAAIGYVLFLIVGLASVGLLALMRRQRLDV; this comes from the coding sequence ATGATCCTGCCCGCCGCGATCCTGTTTTGCCTTTTCTACCTCTGGCCCTTCGTCAACGGTTTCTGGCTCAGCCTGCACAATTGGGACGGGTTTTCCGATCCGACCTGGGCAGGCTTCTCCAACTATCAGCGCCTCTTGCACGACCGCATCTTCCTCGGCGCGCTGCGCAACAATCTGATCTTCGTCGTCGCCGTCGTCATCCTGAAGAATGTGCTCGGCCTCGGGCTGGCGCTGCTGCTCAACCAGGCGCTGGTCGGCCGCGCCTTCTTTCGTGCCGCCGCCTTCATCCCGGTGACGATGTCCTTCGTCGCGGTCGGGCTGCTCTGGTCGTGGATCTACAATCCGGTGTTCGGCCTGCTCAACGGCGCGCTCGATCTGTTCGGCCTCGGCGGGCTGAAACAGTCCTGGCTTGGCGATGCCGACATCGCGCTCTACTCGATCATCGTCGTCGACGTCTGGAAATGGCTCGGCTTCCACGCCGTCATCTATCTGGCGGGGCTGCAGACGATCCCGTCGGAACTCTATGAATCGGCCAAGATGGACGGCGCCGGCCCGCTGCAGCGCTTCCGGCACGTCACCGTGCCGATGATGATGCCGATCGTCTTCATCAACACCATCCTCGGCCTGTCCGGCGCCTTCGTGCGCAACTTCGACATCGTCTATGTGCTGACCAAGGGCGGCCCGAACCACGCCACCGAAGTCGTGCTCACCTACATGATGAGCAAGGCCTTCCAGGACGGCGCCATGAGCTATGCCGCGGCAATCGGCTATGTGCTGTTCCTGATCGTCGGGCTGGCCAGCGTCGGCCTGCTCGCGCTGATGCGGCGGCAGAGGCTGGACGTCTGA
- a CDS encoding xylose isomerase domain-containing protein: protein MTQTRAERQRFSIGYHLNSWDLTGLPLRPAIKFLAEQGFGWFEILAFTSLSDQYARKYMQLGNQPPMGVTTDTDILRRYALLSEGQSEHGIKLSSFYVNAIFTNPVAWPYERDVLVALTRMLKGFGSPVLVLGGGPSEAIAGPHTADDYRAFCRALEDIGRRTKDLGIETVYHPHLDTFIERRDQLDRMMDELDTDLAGLCIDPAHLAHTNSDPVDAVRTYISAVRYMHFKDTRVDPALKGYDRYGAFCELGAGVVDLAGIVDVLLEANYDGLAIIELDASKKTAEQSTLESIAYVRDTLGLVLTPQSAKAA, encoded by the coding sequence ATGACGCAAACCCGTGCCGAACGGCAGCGCTTCTCGATCGGCTATCACCTGAACAGCTGGGACCTGACCGGCCTGCCGCTCAGGCCGGCCATCAAGTTCCTCGCCGAACAGGGTTTCGGCTGGTTCGAGATCCTCGCCTTCACCAGCCTGTCGGACCAGTACGCCCGCAAATACATGCAGCTCGGCAACCAGCCGCCAATGGGGGTCACCACCGACACCGACATTCTGCGGCGTTACGCGCTGCTCTCGGAAGGCCAGAGCGAGCATGGCATCAAGCTCTCCTCCTTCTACGTCAATGCGATCTTCACCAACCCCGTCGCCTGGCCGTACGAGCGCGACGTGCTGGTGGCGCTGACCCGGATGTTGAAGGGTTTCGGCTCACCCGTGCTGGTTCTCGGTGGCGGCCCCTCGGAAGCGATCGCCGGCCCACACACCGCCGACGACTATCGCGCCTTTTGCCGCGCGCTCGAAGATATCGGCAGGCGGACAAAGGACCTCGGCATCGAGACGGTCTATCACCCGCATCTCGACACCTTCATCGAGCGCCGCGACCAGCTCGACCGCATGATGGATGAGCTCGATACCGATCTCGCCGGCCTCTGCATCGATCCGGCGCATCTTGCCCACACCAATTCCGATCCGGTCGACGCGGTTCGAACCTACATCTCGGCCGTGCGCTACATGCATTTCAAGGACACCAGGGTGGATCCGGCGCTAAAGGGCTATGATCGCTATGGCGCCTTTTGCGAACTCGGCGCCGGCGTGGTCGATCTTGCCGGCATCGTCGACGTGCTGCTGGAGGCAAATTACGATGGTCTCGCCATCATCGAGCTCGATGCGTCGAAGAAGACGGCGGAGCAAAGCACGCTGGAAAGCATCGCCTATGTCAGGGACACGCTCGGGCTGGTGCTGACACCACAAAGCGCGAAGGCTGCATGA
- a CDS encoding family 1 extracellular solute-binding protein, with translation MPVQQRVTHRSKQSPASSILATVLLGLGLITLPGVSHADGITLKVFGGSALDELAPRQAPDEQKKIQQQVIDGFLKANPDVTAVEWDAQGPQTDSIQRLMTAKLANQEMDLIACPAFYTNGAYVRRKLVMPITDKIKPFQDRIDAAALGAFTISGQVYGVPISTLSTSTIFYNVDLFQKLGIAVPPTYDDLKAAVPKFKTAGVIPLLHQGSNTVMWPMWYFETFSQASGDAIGKTQKNLEGTAKFTDAPDVEGFKLIKQWVDDGILSKDSLSVDQDGMRAAFAAGKSAMYYGGTWEIPSLQTSVKAFKWGVFAFPKMDGTPGAPGHGGGADNGMCVASSIPPEKLDAAVKFIEYLTRPEVATLYLAPEQPIAASIKGVPQVEDAYAVELRKQAFPSTIKFLDWIWPSEVASATASAIAGIVGGTTTPEDAAASIQTTFDDLKAQGSWPPK, from the coding sequence ATGCCCGTTCAGCAGAGAGTGACCCATCGTTCCAAACAAAGCCCCGCCAGCTCCATCCTTGCCACCGTACTGCTAGGCCTCGGCCTGATCACACTGCCTGGCGTCAGCCATGCCGACGGGATCACGCTCAAGGTTTTCGGCGGCTCGGCGCTTGACGAACTCGCGCCGCGCCAAGCGCCGGACGAGCAGAAGAAAATCCAGCAGCAGGTCATCGACGGCTTCCTCAAGGCCAATCCCGACGTCACCGCTGTCGAGTGGGATGCCCAGGGGCCGCAGACCGATTCGATCCAGCGCCTGATGACCGCCAAGCTTGCGAACCAGGAAATGGACCTGATCGCCTGCCCGGCCTTCTACACCAATGGCGCCTATGTCCGGCGCAAGCTGGTGATGCCGATCACCGACAAGATCAAGCCTTTCCAGGACCGGATCGACGCCGCAGCGCTGGGCGCCTTCACCATCAGCGGCCAGGTCTATGGCGTGCCGATCTCGACGCTCTCGACGTCGACGATTTTCTACAATGTCGACCTTTTCCAGAAGCTCGGCATCGCCGTTCCGCCGACCTATGACGATCTCAAGGCAGCCGTGCCGAAGTTCAAGACGGCGGGCGTGATCCCGCTGCTGCATCAGGGCTCGAACACCGTGATGTGGCCGATGTGGTACTTCGAAACCTTCTCGCAGGCCTCGGGCGATGCCATCGGCAAGACGCAGAAGAATCTCGAAGGCACGGCGAAATTCACCGACGCGCCCGATGTCGAAGGCTTCAAGCTGATCAAGCAATGGGTCGACGACGGCATCCTGTCCAAGGATTCGCTTTCGGTCGACCAGGACGGCATGCGTGCAGCCTTCGCCGCCGGCAAGAGCGCCATGTACTATGGTGGCACCTGGGAAATCCCGTCGCTGCAGACCAGCGTCAAGGCGTTCAAATGGGGCGTCTTCGCGTTTCCGAAAATGGACGGCACACCGGGCGCGCCGGGCCATGGTGGCGGCGCCGACAACGGCATGTGCGTCGCCTCGTCGATCCCGCCCGAAAAACTCGATGCCGCGGTCAAGTTCATCGAATATCTGACACGGCCGGAGGTGGCGACGCTCTATCTTGCCCCCGAGCAGCCGATCGCCGCCTCGATCAAGGGCGTGCCGCAGGTCGAGGATGCCTACGCCGTCGAGTTGCGCAAGCAAGCCTTCCCGAGCACCATCAAGTTCCTCGACTGGATCTGGCCATCGGAAGTCGCGTCAGCCACGGCCTCGGCCATCGCCGGCATCGTCGGCGGCACGACGACGCCCGAGGATGCCGCCGCCTCGATCCAGACCACCTTCGACGACCTCAAGGCGCAGGGCAGCTGGCCGCCGAAGTAA
- a CDS encoding oxidoreductase has translation MLESSPPRSLYRETAGDTGKYPALAGAQRARVAIVGGGFTGLSTALHLAEAGDDVAVLEAQQPGWGASGRNGGQVNPGLKYDPDTIEAMFGPELGPRMIDFSYGAPDFTFGLIKRLSIACDARQNGTIRAAIRPKPEAAVRTTAAQCERRGMPVSLLDAQAMAARTGTDRYISGMFDARGGDLHPLKYTIGLAAAAQNAGARIFGGSKVLSLKREAGRWILKTANGSVSAEKALVATNGYTGTLWPGLEQSLVPVFSAIAATEPLSPAAAAVILPERPVLYEAGNITVYYRIDAQRRLLMGGRGPMKPIGDASAIRYLTDYALRLWPALAGTRWTHGWNGRVAITKDHLLHIHEPEDGVLICLGYNGRGVAMASAMGAALAQRLRGDETSPFPMQISPLKPIRFHRFWPLGVKAAILSGRLKDRFGL, from the coding sequence ATGCTCGAAAGCAGCCCGCCCCGGAGTCTCTACCGCGAAACGGCCGGCGACACAGGCAAATACCCTGCCCTGGCTGGCGCGCAGCGGGCAAGGGTCGCCATTGTTGGCGGCGGCTTCACTGGCCTTTCCACAGCCTTGCATCTGGCGGAAGCCGGCGACGATGTTGCCGTGCTCGAGGCCCAGCAGCCGGGTTGGGGCGCGTCGGGCCGGAATGGCGGCCAGGTCAATCCCGGGCTTAAATACGATCCCGACACGATCGAGGCGATGTTCGGCCCCGAGCTTGGGCCGCGGATGATCGATTTCTCCTATGGCGCGCCGGATTTCACCTTCGGCCTCATCAAGCGCCTGTCGATCGCCTGCGATGCCCGGCAGAACGGCACGATACGCGCGGCGATCCGGCCGAAGCCGGAAGCCGCGGTGCGGACCACCGCCGCGCAATGCGAACGGCGGGGAATGCCGGTCAGCCTGCTGGACGCCCAGGCGATGGCAGCGCGTACCGGAACGGACAGATACATATCCGGCATGTTCGACGCCCGCGGCGGCGACCTCCACCCCTTGAAATATACAATCGGCCTGGCAGCCGCCGCGCAAAACGCCGGTGCACGGATATTCGGCGGCAGCAAAGTGCTTTCGCTGAAGCGGGAGGCCGGACGTTGGATCCTCAAAACCGCGAACGGCTCCGTCAGCGCCGAGAAAGCGCTTGTCGCGACCAACGGCTATACCGGAACCCTGTGGCCGGGCCTGGAGCAGTCGCTGGTTCCGGTGTTCAGCGCGATCGCGGCAACCGAACCGCTGTCGCCGGCGGCCGCAGCCGTAATTCTCCCGGAAAGGCCCGTCCTCTACGAAGCCGGCAACATCACCGTGTACTACCGCATCGACGCCCAGAGGCGTCTGCTCATGGGCGGTCGGGGGCCGATGAAACCGATCGGCGATGCTTCCGCCATCCGTTACCTCACCGACTATGCGCTGCGGCTCTGGCCAGCACTTGCGGGAACACGCTGGACACATGGCTGGAACGGCCGGGTTGCGATCACCAAGGACCATCTCCTGCACATTCACGAGCCGGAAGACGGCGTCTTGATCTGCCTTGGCTACAATGGCCGTGGCGTCGCCATGGCCTCGGCAATGGGCGCTGCCTTGGCGCAGCGCCTGCGCGGCGACGAGACGTCGCCGTTCCCCATGCAGATATCGCCGCTCAAGCCAATCCGGTTTCACCGCTTCTGGCCGCTCGGGGTGAAGGCAGCGATCCTTTCGGGGCGACTGAAAGACCGGTTCGGCCTCTGA
- a CDS encoding histidinol-phosphate aminotransferase yields MSKASDMVRTEVTRLSPYNSGLTIAEVMQRYAPVRIAKLGSNENPLGPSPTLATMMQAGAEMFRLYPDPAGRELRQAIAARYDFSEDQIILGNGSEDLLSVISRAVLRPGDTVVTLYPSFPLHEDYATLMGARVKRVAVNNDLTINVDALIEAVRERPRMLLFSNPMNPVGSWLSASDLSKVLDAASDETLVVVDEAYAEYAEGDDYASSLPYLGRRDQPWIVLRTFSKAFGLAGLRIGFGIVGDPELRALLDRVRTPFNANGMAQAAALAALADEEHLAKVVALAKAERTRVESFLRSKDLEVAPSRGNFLFFNCRHDASAFAERLLREGVIVKPWKQEGFDSYVRVSIGSPSENDHFMAALSQLL; encoded by the coding sequence GTGTCGAAAGCTTCAGACATGGTCCGAACCGAGGTCACGCGCCTGTCGCCTTACAATTCCGGACTGACCATCGCCGAGGTCATGCAGCGATACGCTCCAGTCCGGATCGCCAAGCTGGGTTCGAATGAAAACCCGCTTGGCCCGAGCCCGACGCTCGCCACGATGATGCAGGCCGGCGCCGAGATGTTCCGGCTCTATCCGGATCCGGCCGGGCGCGAACTGCGCCAGGCCATCGCCGCCAGATACGACTTCAGCGAGGACCAAATCATCCTCGGCAATGGGTCGGAGGACCTCCTCTCCGTCATCAGCCGCGCCGTGCTGCGGCCCGGCGATACCGTCGTCACGCTTTATCCGTCGTTCCCGCTGCACGAGGACTATGCGACGCTGATGGGCGCGCGCGTCAAGCGTGTGGCCGTCAACAACGACCTCACAATCAACGTCGACGCCCTGATCGAGGCGGTGCGCGAGCGGCCGCGCATGCTGCTGTTCTCCAACCCGATGAACCCCGTCGGCAGTTGGCTCTCCGCCAGCGATCTGTCGAAGGTTCTGGATGCCGCCAGCGACGAAACGCTTGTTGTCGTCGACGAAGCCTATGCCGAATATGCCGAGGGCGACGACTACGCCTCGTCCCTGCCCTATCTCGGCAGACGCGACCAGCCGTGGATCGTGCTGCGGACATTTTCCAAGGCGTTCGGGCTTGCCGGCTTACGGATCGGCTTCGGCATCGTCGGTGATCCGGAATTGCGCGCGCTGCTCGACCGGGTGCGCACGCCGTTCAACGCCAATGGCATGGCGCAGGCGGCAGCCTTGGCGGCGCTCGCGGATGAGGAACATCTTGCCAAGGTCGTGGCGCTGGCCAAGGCGGAAAGAACACGTGTCGAGAGCTTTCTCAGGAGCAAAGACCTCGAAGTCGCCCCTTCACGAGGCAACTTCCTGTTCTTCAACTGTCGGCACGATGCCTCCGCCTTCGCCGAGCGCCTGCTGCGCGAAGGCGTCATTGTCAAACCCTGGAAGCAGGAGGGCTTCGACAGCTATGTGCGTGTCAGCATCGGCTCGCCATCGGAGAACGACCACTTCATGGCGGCGCTGTCGCAGCTGTTGTGA
- a CDS encoding dehydrogenase, whose amino-acid sequence MRNASLFDLAGRKALVTGASRGIGRSIAEALSAAGADVAVTARSLASLEETTAAIRAAGGVAHAVALDVTDVGRCRTATAEAAGLLGGLDILVNNAGMEEVRPSLDVDEALWDRIVDTNLKGAFFCAQAAARQMRDAGRGGAIINLCSLTSEVGIPTAVPYGSSKSGLLGMTRALAAEWADLGIRVNAIAPGYFRTAMTDVFYSNEAWQQSMLAKIPQHRFGDLGDLHGVAVFLASDAAAYITGQSIPVDGGFLASI is encoded by the coding sequence ATGCGCAATGCTTCTCTGTTCGATCTTGCCGGCAGAAAAGCGCTTGTCACCGGTGCCAGCCGCGGCATCGGCCGCAGCATCGCCGAGGCGCTGAGCGCGGCCGGTGCCGACGTCGCGGTCACCGCGCGCAGCCTGGCCTCGCTGGAGGAGACGACAGCGGCGATCCGCGCGGCCGGCGGGGTTGCGCATGCGGTTGCCCTCGACGTCACCGATGTCGGCCGCTGCCGGACAGCCACCGCCGAGGCAGCCGGCCTGCTCGGCGGTCTCGACATCCTCGTCAACAATGCCGGGATGGAAGAGGTCCGGCCTTCGCTCGATGTCGACGAGGCGCTGTGGGACCGGATCGTCGATACCAATCTCAAGGGCGCGTTCTTCTGCGCCCAGGCTGCGGCACGGCAGATGCGCGACGCCGGGCGTGGCGGCGCCATCATCAATCTCTGCTCGCTGACTTCAGAAGTCGGTATTCCGACCGCCGTGCCCTACGGCTCGTCGAAGTCGGGCCTGCTCGGCATGACCCGGGCGCTGGCGGCGGAGTGGGCCGATCTCGGCATCAGGGTCAACGCCATCGCCCCGGGCTACTTCCGGACGGCGATGACCGATGTGTTCTACAGCAACGAGGCTTGGCAGCAGTCCATGCTCGCCAAGATCCCGCAGCACCGTTTCGGCGATCTCGGCGACCTGCATGGCGTTGCCGTGTTCCTCGCCTCGGATGCGGCGGCCTACATCACCGGCCAGTCCATTCCGGTGGATGGCGGCTTCCTGGCATCGATTTGA
- a CDS encoding histidinol dehydrogenase gives MSDISFHDLSSLDANQRAGLLKRAESDLSVFVEKVRPIIQAVKDEGDAALIRFARELDKANVAEGGLKVSEAEFDAAFDKVEKDVVESISFGIDNIRRFHEEQKPETMWLKEVRPGAYAGDRYTPIASVALYVPRGKGAFPSVTMMTSVPAVIAGVPQIAIVTPPTSDGSVDAATLVAARLAGVHTVYKCGGAQAVAAVAYGTETVKPALKIVGPGSPWVVAAKSVLSSIINTGLPAGPSEAIIFADDSVDGGLAALDLLIEAEHGPDSSAYLVTHSRKVAEAAVAALPEHWSRMTEQRVEFSRAVLTGKRGGIVLTASLEDSYRFINDYAPEHLEILSKEPFAHLGHITEAAEILMGPHTPVTLANFVLGPNAVLPTSRWARTYGPLSVTDFVKRSSVGYVTSAAYPELAKHARRLARYEGFSSHENAVSEIRDGYLAG, from the coding sequence ATGTCCGACATCAGCTTCCACGATCTGTCATCCCTCGATGCCAACCAACGGGCCGGCCTGCTGAAACGCGCCGAGAGCGATCTGTCGGTCTTCGTCGAAAAGGTCCGCCCGATCATCCAGGCCGTCAAGGACGAGGGCGACGCTGCGCTGATCCGCTTTGCCAGGGAACTTGACAAGGCCAACGTCGCCGAAGGCGGGCTGAAGGTCTCGGAAGCGGAGTTCGACGCGGCCTTCGACAAGGTCGAGAAGGATGTCGTGGAAAGCATCAGCTTCGGCATCGACAACATCAGGCGTTTCCATGAGGAGCAGAAGCCGGAAACGATGTGGCTCAAGGAGGTCCGCCCGGGCGCCTATGCCGGCGACCGGTATACGCCGATCGCTTCGGTCGCGCTTTATGTGCCGCGCGGCAAGGGCGCGTTCCCGTCGGTGACGATGATGACGTCGGTTCCGGCAGTCATTGCCGGGGTGCCGCAGATCGCCATCGTGACGCCGCCGACATCGGACGGTTCGGTGGATGCGGCGACCCTGGTCGCCGCGCGCCTCGCCGGCGTGCACACCGTCTACAAATGCGGCGGCGCCCAGGCCGTCGCCGCCGTCGCCTATGGCACCGAAACGGTGAAGCCCGCGCTCAAAATCGTCGGCCCAGGGAGCCCTTGGGTGGTGGCGGCCAAAAGTGTGCTGTCGTCGATCATCAACACCGGTCTTCCGGCCGGTCCGTCGGAAGCCATCATCTTTGCCGATGACAGCGTTGACGGCGGCCTTGCCGCGCTCGACCTTTTGATCGAGGCCGAGCACGGGCCGGATTCCTCGGCCTATCTGGTGACGCACAGCCGCAAGGTCGCCGAGGCTGCAGTTGCCGCACTCCCGGAGCACTGGTCGCGGATGACCGAACAGCGCGTGGAATTCTCGCGCGCGGTGCTGACGGGAAAACGCGGCGGCATCGTGCTGACCGCATCGCTGGAAGACAGCTACCGCTTCATCAACGACTATGCGCCCGAACATCTGGAAATCCTGTCGAAGGAGCCGTTCGCGCATCTCGGACACATCACCGAGGCCGCCGAGATCCTCATGGGCCCGCACACGCCGGTGACGCTTGCCAACTTCGTCCTTGGGCCCAACGCCGTGCTGCCGACCAGCCGCTGGGCACGCACCTATGGACCGCTTTCGGTGACGGATTTCGTCAAGCGCTCGTCGGTCGGCTATGTCACCTCGGCGGCCTATCCGGAACTGGCGAAACATGCCCGCAGGCTTGCCCGCTATGAGGGCTTCAGCTCGCATGAGAACGCGGTCTCGGAGATCCGCGACGGCTATCTCGCCGGCTGA